The following is a genomic window from Rhododendron vialii isolate Sample 1 chromosome 9a, ASM3025357v1.
GCGAAAATCCTACTTATAAATCATCTTCGATACAGAACCTATTCGAAGATTGTAACACAAACAAGAAGGAGCCATATATAGAAGAGTTGTAATTTGTCTTTCCATAACTCTAAATTCACGAAGTCTCCTTGAAATTCCAACTCTCCCTAACAAAAATAGCATTCATTCTCTAGCTGTAATTTAACCATGATGGACACAATACAGAAAAGAACAACGTAGATTTCCCTTATCGCTTGTTATATATACCTTCATTCGAAATATGCAACTACAAACAACAATTGGTTGCACATTGTTTGCcaattctttgaaaaaatgtCTCCTCTCAACACCAATGATTTGCACCAGATTTTCAAGAATCTAGACCAAAATGGTGATGGCTTTGTGAGCCTTGCCGAGCTTGAATTGCTTCTTGAGAGAATTGGGATGCAATCCACACAAGAGGAGTTGGAGTCCGTATCGGGAAAGACGAACCTTGATCTTCTTGACTTTGAGTCCTTGTACGATACCATCAAGCAAAAAACTGGTGGTGAAAATCAAGATGGCGATGGCGATAAGGAACTGGAGAATGATCTTGTTGAGGCTTTCTAGGTTTACGATCAGGATGGAGATGGCTTCATTTCGTGCGAGGAGCTTCAGAGAGTTTTGATGCAATTGGGTTTTCTGAACGAGAACGCGAGCCGGGATTGCAAGAGCATGATTGACAAGTATGACATGAATTCCGACGGGGCGCTTGattttgaagaattcaagaagATGATGCTGGTCATCGAGTCTTGAAAGGATTCCTTTCCAAAGAATTCAAGGATATGATGTTGGTAGAATTCAAGGATATGATGTTGGTCATCAAGTCTTGAGTCATTTCTTTCGTGAATTATATAGCCAGAAAATCCATGGATGGAACTCTGCACGATAAAAAAACAATCTAGACTCAAACCTTATGTGACTGTAGGAATTAGGCCTATCAATGGATCGGATTTGATCCGAAAAATCAGATCCGAATTCGATCCAAATCCGACGACGTGAGTGTTAATTTCTAGAAACAATCTAGACTCAATCCTTATGTGGCTGTCCCAATGCCAAAAACAATCTAGACTCAATCTATCGACGACGTGAGTGttaatttctctttttcccttcttgTGTGGCATATGGATTATGTGGTTGCAGCAATGctaaatttcatttttacaaGAAGCTCCACTTCACATTTGCAATTCTTGATGATCATTATGGTTGGCTAGCCTCTTTAATCAGCTAATTCGAATTCGCAAAAGGGGTACTGTTGGATTTTATGTGTTGTATGTCTGGTTTGATTCTACAATAGACAGCAAAAGCTAGACAATGAAACTATTTTAGGCACTTTCCCTTGTTGCAATATCTTGTTCATTCGGCGGTGGCGGGTAAAATTGCTAAAAGGAGTCTCACAACTCATGGCAAGTTGGGCCAGCTTTTTGCTAATGTGGGTTCCAAACTAAAGATGAGAGACAAGTTTGACAGGGGCAAAGCCAGAATTTGGATTCGGGTGTGGCGTTGTTCTGAAGTTCTTTAATGGCCTCGTTATCTGAAGATCCCCTCACCGAATCCAAACCAGTACAATCAAAATTACATCTCAACGGTCACTAGCGACGTATTTTCCTGTTTTAGATTTGTCTTGAAATACTTCTTTTTCCCTGTCAAAGCACCAAGTAAATTACAAAACTTGAGGGTACAAAAACTGACATTTAACAACTCAAGCATTTGAGGGATCACAGAAAAAGAAACCAGAACTACTATCATATACAGAATTATTCGTCCACAAATAACTATTAgaggtaaaaaaaaaggaaaacaagaaattaCTATTGTCTGCTCCAGTAGTTAAGAAATTGGTTTGCTTGGCTCATCACTTTGTTTGCTTGCATCCGCAAGTGCAATTCTCAACTTCTTCTTTGAGCTTCTGGTATACGGAAGAGAAGCATCTCAAAACATGAAGCGAAAAACTTACCAAACAAGAGAACAACACAATTAAACCGTCAAAACACATAATAGAAACCAATAAAATCAACTTATATTGTTCTAATCAAACATGCGTGTCATCAACTTTGAGTCTGTGACACCACAAATCTAATACAATACCTAGAGCAAGTGAGCAGTTAAGCCTTATGCAGCGGTTGATTAAGCATGATGGAGTTTACAAGAACATAAAGCGAAGAAAAAAATGTTCTGAAGAAATAGCAACTAAATAAGGCATGATTACTTTtttgaaagaaggaaaaaaaacactagATAGTATGCATCCGTGGAGACAAATGAGAAGGTAACTAGACAATGAACAAATAGCAGAGACGAAATGTTCATGACTACTAGATGAGCTATATCTTAGTGTACTTTTTCATTGACAACTCAAGCTCTTTTAGCATATTTCTTCCTAAATACTGCTTGCGGTAGTATTGAATCTGTGATTAAGATTGTTGATGAAGTTCAGGAGTCATCTCCTCGGTAGATATATGACTTTCAACGAATATGGCTTTTCACAGAATTCTATCGCGATGGTCAAGTATATTGATTTAcattgaaaagattttgaatcCTTTTCTTCTGATCAAGCCGTACGAGTTCCAATACCTTATAAATTGGTGTAGAATAAGATAACCAACTtcgcactttattttttgtttgttttggatatGACCTGAGGAAAAGCTAATTACTGGAGATTCTCAAAAGTTATACCTTACAAGCTATACATATGAAGAGAATAACGCACACAAATCTCTACGAGGCAGCTAGAAATGACAACAAAAACTTGAGAGTGCTAAGACCATCATAAGCATCATCCATGCAATTAGAACATTTACTGCATGTTGTGAAACAAAAGGGAAATAAGAAGAAACTCCCGTATGCAAAATTCACCTACCTGAACCTGATTTTGGAGGCCTTTAATGTGTTGCACTGCCAAATCCAACATATCAGCATAGCTTGTTTGCTGCTGaccatttttgtaaaaattagaTCATCTAAGTATTGAAATAAGGTAACCAAATAACAATCACCCTTTGTGCTCACGTATGATATTTGGAACTCAATCCAAATCAGTGTTAGATTGTTCTATGCTAATATTATTCAAGAAATTGTGAACGACATgtgattttggtttttcaatttccCCACTGATATGCGATTAGTTGCCACATTGTGATGGAGGGAGCAGTACTAATTTCTTGAAACTTTAACTAGTAATGACCTCAAAAGCTATTTTCCCCAGTAAGTTTTTCGGGACAAATTAAGGTAAAATCTGTCCGAGAAATTATACATATTCATAGTTCTTAAAGTACAaagggcatttttttttaaccttgtCCAAGTTAGGGACATAATCTTGAAGCTTCTTCAGTTTCCCATTTATTCTAGTTCTTCTGTCCTGTACAAAAGCACAAATAGGCAATTAATAAAGTGAAATTACACACACGCACAAAGTGTGATTGTAATGCTATATGTGCTGTTATATATTACAGGTGAAGTTATGGAAGAAAGTTATGGCATTGAATTCAGTGGACAAACTATATGGTAGTATCTGATATTTCGAATGATTTATAACAAATCAGCGATATAGTGATTTCACCGGCTGACATACACTATGGAACAGGATTAACGGCCTCACATCCCTAAACAAAGCCTATTGGATTAACGGCCTCATATCCCTAAACAAAGCCTATGTCACGCTATCCTTTTAGACTCTAGTTTTCTCATAAAAGGAACTTCATTTAAGTTTTTAGTATCTTACAATCCTCGTATGtctattttgtcaattataaATGTAAAGCggtcatgtttttcttttagaataCTATTCTTGCATTCTAATTTCACTTTATTGCTTGAACTTTAAAATATGTGCAAGGAAAACATGAATATCTAACAATCATTTTACTAGGTGGAATTTCAGGTTTTAAGTTCTACCCCCTTAACGTAAATCCTGGTACCGCCCCTACATAGATGAGTACACCAGTGGTTCTACTGTGAAATCAATGGTCAGAGTACAACAAGAACATAACTGGCGACCACATAGAATAGAAAAACCACTACAGATAGAAGAAAAGCTTAATGATGCAATGAAGAAACATCCATAAGCAAATCTACAGGCGAAACACTTTAATTAGTTTCAGATGCTCAATCACGCAAAATGGCCATAGAAATATACACCGAAATTTTTACTCACGCGTTCAGCAATGCTTCGGGGGTGGGTTGCAAAACCACGCTTGGCACGGATTTTGCAAGGAACAGAGTCGTAAGGAATATGTAATCTGTTCTCGGTTGTTGACATCTCCAGATCTGTCTGGGACAGACTGAACTGAAACTGCCACATGGTTGATAAATTATCAGTCAGGAAATACATGTCGATATGCCACTTGAAATCTCAGAAATGATGCAGGATAAAACAGGTTATTCAATGTCCGTAACAACCTTTTGAAGAATACTGCAGAAGTTTTGACAAATAATGAAGAAAGATCTACTTTTTACCATTGATCATGAATAGAAATTAGTTTGCACTTTGCATTCATGTCCTAGATAGATCAACGTCAAAATCTTTAAACACGGGAATTTAAGCAATGGGTCTTGATAAGTGATGCTCAAGTTTTTTTCGGTGACGAAGTGATACTCAAGttgttatttccttttcttcttttcttgtcttTGTAAGGAAAGTACCTCAATTTGGAGGAAAGAACACAAATGACACCTCATCTAGACCAGTGGCCATATAGCATATTTGTTTGAGCCCAACAACATAGCCGAAAATCCTGAAGCTCAAGTCACTAGTAGTAGCTTACATGGTTCCTTATATACCCAAGACCACCCATATAGACTCTCGATGTTCCTTGTATACACAAAAACTTAGACATTCATCGGTAAAGTTTCAGAAGCACAATTTTACCATGGGTTCAAAAACATATGAACTATCTGCCACTTTCATTTCACTAATCTCCATCAACTGTTAAACACTAAGAAACCAAGAATTTATTGTTGCAACAAGAGAAGCAGGGGTATAAACCGACTACTTTAAATCAACCAACATTATAGAGCAAAACAGAAGATTGAAATGATCAGAATTCGTcctattttttgaattacatACAAGGGTGGTATGCTGTAAGTAACTAAGGTACTTATACGGTTATTGAAGATATGTCAGGGTACTAGTAGAATGTGTTATTTTCATTGGGGGCCTGTGACCCTGCGTGCCCGAATGCTGGTCTACCTCTACGGCTCTGCCTGCTATTGATGCTTCTCCACGGCATCTCAACGTTTCAATTTGTTTCATATCTACAGGTATCTCTTAGCCGCCCCTTCGATTCTTCCTTGTACTTCTTTCCTTGCCTCTAAGTAGTCTTGTCCCTTTTCTCCTTACTTATTCTGCCGTATCTTCTTCTATTTTCTACACCCTTTCCTCTTCCCCCACTTTGTTGTTGCTACAGTTTTTGTGACTGCTGGATTGTTACTCATTGTTCTGTGATCCTTTCCTTATTTGCTTGGTGTCACTTAGGTTTCTTTGTGCATTTCGTTCCACGAAATGAACTGTTTATTGGTATTTCAGCTGTGATGAATTTAGGTAAATGATGTTTGTTGCGAtgcttgtttgatagttctccaTTAGAATCGCCCTTACTTGAGTCTGGAAAcctagagttaaagtaattatGTTTATTCTAGTTcattgaaacttgaaaagtAGATAGCCTAGAATGGAAAACATGGCCACCGCATATCATGATATCAGTAACAAATAATTTCAAGAAAACTAAAATATCAGTAACAAGAACATTTATATTTAGACTGACACAATGTAGCTGAATTGTATTTTGCCGATCAATGCAAGCATACTAGGACTTATACTAGGACTTGGAAACATATTATGCTGGAGATTAATATTGCAAAAGTAAGTCCTAGAAATGTGAAGTTCATGCTTTTTGAAACAAGGTTCTGACCGCTATAGCAAGTGCTCGAAAAGATCCctgaaaacttgaaattacctgtGATTCGGCAGTGTTGGCACAACGGTCACCTCTTGCTTGTTTTCCAGGTGAAGCAGAAAAAAACCCGGCATTGGAATCATCCCAAGAGCCTATCCCAAAACTAGTAGTGGCATACGATTGAGCAGTTTTTCCCCGGCCATTCTCCCTTTCTCCCGAGATACAAGAAAGAGCATCATCTCTAGTGAAGCTCAATTGAGAACTCAACCTTGAAATTCCATGGCCAGTGTCAGAAACACCTTTAGAATTACAGCTTCCTATGGATCTTGTGAGTGGAAATCCTGTTTTCACACCCGATGAAGAAAATCGTAAGGATATTGCAATGAAAAACTCCCCACAGTTATCAATGGTGCCATGCGAAATTGAAAACATCTGCAGCAACTAAAAGCCATGATGATATCCTCATCTAGCTTGGCTAACACAAGGCTCCTCTCTTATTCTGTATTCAACTGAGAAATCTCAGTGCTATATCTATTGCCATCCTAGTTCGTTCTTAATAtgtgaaaactgaaaattgTGAAGAGCCAAGTTTAATTTCAAAACAATCTCTTCCGGCTATCTTTACAACGTCAAAGTGCCCTTTCAGGTGTGAGCACATTCTTTCATTAGTTTCTGACAGCTGAGTTCTATGAAATaccgtgtaacatggtatcatGAGCGATAGGGGCTCGCAGCAGTGAAGTGTCACAAGTTCGCCTCACATCCAATAAATAGTACCCCTAAAACTAGTATATCAACATAGGCAACCCCGCTACTCATTCTAAATTGGCTTTGAGTTATACGGTTTAGCATGGTATCAGAACATGGTTTCAACTTTTAACGCCGGATTACTATGGGGATGGGTGAAGTATCCATCCTTGGTCTGCAAGACGTAGCAGGTGATGTTCAACAAGCACGTTGGTAATGCACAGTAAGAGTGAGGAATAATTGTTTGTCATTCATGAGGTCGCATGTTGAATCATTGAACTTCAGTTAGTGGCAGAGATAACTTAAGGCCAGTGGGAGCACGGACCCCCtaaattttttgtgtgtttttttttacttccatTTCTAATATTTTAGTAATTGTAGCACACCactataaaacaagaaaaaattatcAAGTGCTCTTAGGGTTCCGTTACCTGGTGTACCAACACCATTCTCCACCACATGTTCATGTGGGATCAAGACTAAAATGTACAAGTACCACCTAAATATATGATAGAGAAATGTGTTGGGGCACTTTGTGACGGTTACAAGCAAGCTTCCCTTCACTGAACTTTTGCCTCCAAGGCTCCAACAAATACCACTTTTTTACAAAATTACAATAATTatctgatcatcacaaaatgcAAGTCAAGCCAACCCTTTTGAACCATTTtccttatttctctctttatcatCTTCTATCTATCAATAACTCCTCTACTTTTGGTAGATAATTTAGTTAGCTACGAAGTCGCCTATGCTAGATTGTGCCCCCACTAATACAATTTTCTAGCTATGCCACTAACTTTAGCGTCCCAGAATTAGTCAAGGTGAGTGAAAGCTAACCCAGACATCCGTTTATCCGAAAAAATTATACTCCAGATGTATACAAAAGTAGATTCCAATTCACTTATTAAATCTCTCTAATTCAACAGTAAAGATATACTATTAATGTATCAGTCTTAAATGTATACAATTCATCTTAAAACATTGGGCTGTGCAGTGTGCGCAGGACCAGTTTTGGCAAAGAGTTGTGCTACAGGTACAGCAACCTATGTACAGATTCATTTGCGTCCGTTTTGGGTCCAataaaaatgatcggagccgctcatttttttcaaaatatattttttaggatctctgtaaaaaaatcatctcaatcggATACCGATTAgagtgtttacgaatcatccaactttgcttcagaaattcaggccaaattctgaagcaaagttgtatGATTCGTAAATGCTAGtaccgatattggattgagattattttttacagagaccctaaacaatatattttgaacaaattgagcggctccgatcatttttgtgggacccgaaacGGGTGCAAAATGGATCCATGCACGACTATTGTAGGGGTTTGCTGCACTCCTAGCATTTCTGTTTGGCAAATACCACTTTGGTAACGATAAGAAGCAGCAACAAGTAAGGCCTACTATACGGCCATAAAGGTTAAGGGGCCAAGTGGACATTTTAATATCCAAAAGCCAGGTCACGTGAACATCTTGGTGGTGGAAATGCATTGCATCTCCACTGGCAGTCAAAAGGGTCGTGAATAATTCGTAGAATCTATCCAACGTCTTATCAACTAAGTATTGTATATTACCCACTTGCTTGTTGATAGATGTTATTATATGCACTCATAATTCGGTCTTGCTAACATGCGACcattagagagagaggataataTACTTGTCGGATCGCTTTTTTACCATCTCATCAATTTAGTGTTAGGGAGGATTTTAATTcagtcttttatgacattcaACACCGCATCCGCAAGTCTGTTTTCACAGCGGA
Proteins encoded in this region:
- the LOC131301647 gene encoding probable calcium-binding protein CML44; the protein is MSPLNTNDLHQIFKNLDQNGDGFVSLAELELLLERIGMQSTQEELESVSGKTNLDLLDFESLYDTIKQKTGGENQDGDGDKELENDLVEAF
- the LOC131301943 gene encoding transcription factor bHLH128-like; its protein translation is MYPSSSSPPSHPSTNNPPGLTRYGSAPCSFLTTAVDSVTTTAVAATRDFSVLGPHHQPTHNNNNANHPNNIHSSINNPTPSNASQGGSRPYCLNAIATTVGGELTAAGGGSRINLNSKSGGGGGGGLVRHSSSPAGFLDHLNATNNSATGVSNGNGFPLTRSIGSCNSKGVSDTGHGISRLSSQLSFTRDDALSCISGERENGRGKTAQSYATTSFGIGSWDDSNAGFFSASPGKQARGDRCANTAESQFQFSLSQTDLEMSTTENRLHIPYDSVPCKIRAKRGFATHPRSIAERDRRTRINGKLKKLQDYVPNLDKQTSYADMLDLAVQHIKGLQNQVQKLKEEVENCTCGCKQTK